In the Populus trichocarpa isolate Nisqually-1 chromosome 8, P.trichocarpa_v4.1, whole genome shotgun sequence genome, TGACCACAAAGAGGTTCTCCGTGTATCAAAATTTTCAGCTTTCTGCACCTTGCCTGCATGACTCTCCTTGAAACTTTCCAAGTGTTGGATTGATGTGAAATTGATTTGCCTCATTCTCTTGGCAGTCTTTTTTGGATATGTTGGTTCTGATTATTACATGTGGTTTTCCTGAAagacttgttaatttttttataccataGTTGTTAATTATGCTCGGCTCGTGACCCCATAAACTTAAActgagtgtgtttggtattgctgttgctgttgtggttgtagttttaaaaaaattgttttataaaaagtacttttagttgaggttggtttggaaaaatatatgtttggttaaaactgtggttgaaattgaggttgaacaaaaagtagtttaatgtgtttggttaaaaaaatgcttttcaaattgaggttataaaataattaaaaaatatttttaatttaaatattatagatttaactactattattacattatgaaataaataatattgatatcaaatattttttattattccattaaactatatgcaatgtcatcacatacgaaatatATCCaacaataactatatttttcatggtttcttaagcacgcaacaacaaaaactgcattttttgttacgtcatcaagcgatctccttctaattttttgaataaaacacaattaaaataaaaatataacctgaattttttttaactgggtcggacccggcaagaatataattggaattgcgatcaaattccacaaatgctacgtcatcatgcgatatccttctaatttatatagtgttattaaataatattaaatactagtttttcgagtaaaacttaattttttttaaaatattttacaatttcattacgtacaaaattcattcgataaaaactacagttttcatgattttttaagcatgcaataaaattagttaaaatattatcagaaataaaattgagattacagtacgagtaaatttaattcaccttaaactaatttaaaaaaaaaacaaaaaaaaatattgttcatgttcacgtgaatagtacGAGTAAAATCACTTAATtgcactagtttttcaaaaaaaaaaactaaatgtttCCTGGTTTttcgaaataataataaaaagaaaaaactaaacttttcctggtttttcaaaataataattaaaaaaaaactaaacttttcctggtttttcaaaaaaaaaaaatgatttaagttTAAGtgtacagtgcgagtgaattaattcactcgcactgtacagtggagcatggctccactgttacAGCTTCTTGCCTCAGGAGAAGCAGCCAAATGCTGCTTCTTCAAAACCTGcggtttcattttaatttgtagtGGGTTCTACCagttaaaagcatttttttccttttaccaaACGATATTatgtgtggctgcgggtgaacctcacccgcagccacactcCCAAACGGCCACTGAGTACACAGTGCAACTCGGGctagattttttaaaactgaATTAGATATTGACATGGTTAgtctagttaattttttaataattctatgtttaaatttaattgagtcaatataaaaaaaaatattttaataaaaataattgatttatgatgagtttttttaatttgggtatGACAACTATGTTAAGCTTTTGTGTGAACGTTATAcaaaatgttcaatttttttttttttttttaaaagcaataattttttccatggaaaaaaagaagaagacaaattCCATTGCGAAGTAAGAACAACGATTGCATAGTTTTATTTGGGCCAAAACTTACCAGGCAAAAGCCCTATTGAAACCTATCTGGTATAGGTCCATAAATTACGAGCAGGCAAGTAAGTTGATGATTGACCCAAGTAAATACATCATCATTTTATAAATGCCAAGGCCTAACATATGAATTAATTACAGCTTAGTCCTTAtagtttataataaataataaattagtcCTTCGAgtatcataaataattaaataatcccTTGGCCAATAATATTTTCCATTCTCTACTTATAGTAGTTCTTTGTTCCAAAAATACCGCCTTTCCTAATCGAAATTTCCCGTAATACATAAAATTtcttaagataaaaagaaaaaaaataaaaattggaaaagaatataaaagtgatgaaaaaaattaagttataaacatgttttaaaatgtaatcAAATAGAACTTAGAAAAGGATAGTATTATTTAGTAtcatatttctattttaatatttattttataatcaaactaaatttatttttaaaataaagattttgaataatttttttattaagaaaactaTTCACAAGGattgtgaaaaaaatgaagctctcgttacctttttctttatcgtttttgtttctaaaaaggaaaataagagATGTTCTTGTAAGAACTTGAAGAaatattgttttcatttctaactatggtaataaaaaaccatgtagtttttctaataataaatattttagaactTCTTATATATTCATTCAACGacaattcaaatttatgttattaacttttattttcgtgaaattataaattttctgtataatttgaaaatagaGATTAACTATTTTAATTGATGGATTATCAAACtttgtataaaattaattgatttttgagcatcaaacatttaatttaatcccaaaaaaaaatgaatttgtttttttattaaaactagtaaaattattaaatattaatggaAAATACTGAATATGTGGTTGAACGATACAAGTACAAAGCACGTCATAAGGAAACTAGTATTTTATACAACAGATGCCCTCTTAGTTAGCACTTAGCCCACTGGACTAGGTTAGCCGATGATTGCAACTACATGAATGGCACGAGCCTCCCTTCGAAGAGGATCAGAAATGGTTTTATCAAACATTAGCAAGCGTGTGGTTTTCCTTTTCCACATTCTTCGCTGTGTTGCTACCGAGTCTCAGATTTCgttacataattattttttaaaatttatttttaatatggtatattaaaataatcaaaaagttaaaaaattaaaaaaaaaaaaaactttccaacAAGAAAACAAGCGGGACAAAGCTACCGTGGGTGAAGCAGGGAAGCGGAAAAATCAGGCAGTTCATCCTTAATATGAAGATCACGATCCTATTTGAATTTAGGTGGACAAAGTGGTCAAAATAGTCAACTAAACCTTCTCTCGAGAAAGTTACAGCCAATGAGTGCACTTTATTTTGTATGAGGTTCCCTCTTCCTCTTTTAACCATTTTTACTTGTAGCTTTTGCTTTGGTCATTATTACATGTTTCCAGAtgtccaccaccaccactatgAGACCCCCGTACAAAATATAACAGAATCCTTAGGACCATTCTTTCTCACAACACAACACAAGTAGAACAAACTCAGAAGATCCATGGAGATCTGGAGGCTTTCTTTGATGCTACAACATCAACACAAGTTGCTTTTCCATCCAATGTGGGTAAGAACATCTCCATTTCCTTtgcttttcttctcctccccAGTTTCTAGCATTTTGTCAGGAAAGAAGGGGGATCTCTGGTTCATGGCAGGAATGGAGAGGGCAGAAGAAACTGCAATAATGTGAGTCATTTAGGTATCCTGATTCTCCTTTTATCTATGGTGGCATTTTCTTTGCGTTTTTTTGTTGCCCAGAAGAACTATGAAGGTCGAGAAATACTGAAATCTTCAGTTTAGCGCGCTTCTGTTTATTTCCTATTCTTTCTGATGCAAAATGGTCACACATCTTTCTGTAGAGTCTGGTTAGAGTTGGCAACTGTAGAGTCTGGTTAGAGTTGGCAAATGCAATGATTCAAAGAAGAGGAAACAGACAAAATGAGACATGCACACAAAAACTAGAACAATTTCCATTGCGATCACACAAGTTATAGTTACTACATTAGGAAACAGAAATACAGAAAACTTATTCTATACCCTTAGcacacccaaaaacaaaaaaataggaaTCCAATCTGCTGGTTAATCCtcctttactcttttttttttcttttccctttctttaatCATATGTAGGCGAGTTGCCTGTATATAATTACACTCCGACTACGGACTTACATAGAAGGGTCTGTACAGATGGCAAATCAAATGCCAAAAACTGGATGAGAAGATAGAACACTCGAAAACAAATCAAGACAAACAAAAGAATGACACTCATTAACAGCACACTGGTTTTTATGTGAGTATTAGGGTAGTACTCTTCTAGTAGGCAAAAATAAAACCGACCTCAGATCACGTTGTTAGATGTGTCCGAGTTGCTAGAATGCACCGCAACATTCCGGCACGGGGTGTCCTGTCTTGGAATGCAGATAATATGCCTCTTTATAAAACTTCAGGCCATGATAGCTGCAATCCGAGGAACTGATAGTAAACAAGAGAAGACACAACTCAATAAATGTTATACGGTCCCAGGCAATTAAAGACCAGATATGACGGGCTAGACCATGTTCTTTATATCAGATATATCAGAGAGGTTTGCTATAGACTTTGCAGAAGGGCTCTTTTGCAGAGTGGTGGTTGTGAAGGATTGATGGCTGGATTGGGACAAGGAGATTCCACTCCAAGTGTTTTTAGTAGGAAGTTTCTCtcctggaaagaaaaaaatgccaAAAGAAGTGGTTAGCCTCGcatcaaattttgaaagataTCCATATCTAAGCACGAGCATGTGTGTTTATATGATGcttgtaccaaaaaaaaagaagaagaagaagaagaaagacaacacGATGCAATGAACACAAGAAGACATCTATGGCTGCATTTGGCAATTAACTCCACATGCTGATTTCAGAAAGGAAATCTCATGAATCTTTCTTATAAGTGACCCTTAAGTACTAAAGAGATGGGGATGATTTTGTAAAGGCGTGGGCATTCTTGGAATCCAGTTTGCAGTCTTGCCCACTGACCATTCATTCTGCAGAAGCATACTTTGCGATCAACCTAGATTGACTGACAGGAGGAAATACTATTCTCAAAAAGAGTACATTAGCCTCTTACATCAGTGGGTAATGGTCCAATCAAAGCATTTTTAGCATCTCAAACAAAACAATCTAGTTGAGCTTCCTAGTGTATATGGAATTGGACAGGCTATTCTAGTGAATAATTTGCTCAGATAGCAGTTATGACATAAAGAATTAGACAGGCAATTTCGTAGTTGTCAAACATAATTTATTCATCTGATTGTTTAgtaaaccttttggtttaacaTCTCATCTCTTACAAGTAATGTCACAAACTTAACCCACGACTAGAGCCGACATTATGTAGGGAAGTAACTTGAAAGGAAACACAATGTGTCAGGCATGTATGTGCTTCACAATCATATTCGATATGCATGCAGATTTGATATGTAGTGTGCGTAAGTTTTGGAAGTGTGATATTTCTGGGTCAGAGGCTTGCATTATAGCATTATATAAATCTAAAGCATAtttctcctttaattttatcaacaaAAAGTATTTCAGTAGCGGTTGTTGCAACCTTAACAGTCTTTAATCTTTCGAAGTTTCTGGAAGCTTACAAGTTTTTTGTATAACTAATTGTGCCCATGCATTCTTAACTTCGGCTTCaggttgaattgaaaattagaaaagttGACTCGAACAGTGTTAATGTTTAAGAATGAATCCAGGTTATGAGATAAATGGAATTCATGAATTTATATTGGAATAGTTATATATGCAACAGCAGCTACTGCTATGTTTGTCATCTGCACAATAAGTAGTTATCCAACAGTTTTAGTGATTGAGTTCATGTTCAGCAGTTTCATAGAAACATCATCTCCTGCTAGCTTAATTGCTTGGCACCTACTCTTCAAGTCGTGATAATCATCACAAATTTCTAATTAATGATTGATAATTAGCTAACACGCCAAGTGCTATCACCCTCACTGCTATCACTAATGCTTCAACGACCACAGGAACTCAAAGTCCTACAATAATATGAATTGCTAGTAACATTCTCAAGCCCCTTCTAGTTTTTAGattatatcttttattaaagtcttcatgaaataaaaattgctGCAGGTGATTTGATGATCACCAATCCTCTACTTCTTGTTACTAGTACCCCTAAAATCAGTGGTAATTTAGAATCAAAGTTGCACTACTTCTACAGCTAAATCTGGTGCAACTATTCATAATCATTTGTAGTTTTGATGCTGTTGCCTAGTGGTGAGCTCTGACCAGAGAGCCATATGAGACTAGAGGAATAATATTTAAACTGACAGTTCCTCCTACTACTAATAGCAATAAGGGATAGTTTCCCTAGCATACACCACGTAATTAGAACTAATGGATTAATAGTTGGTAGAATTGATGGTCAAAGTTGACTTACACTCTCTGAAAATTTTGGGCTGGGAATTCCTGCTGCCAAGGATCTGAAAATCGGGGTAACTTGAAGAGGAGAACTGAACTCTGTGCCTGATGAAGCAGAAacaattatgtcattttttgTTTGCTCATCACAGGATGGAAACATCTCCACTGCAGTAAATTGAGATTCGTCAGAAGATATACTTTTAAGGTATTCTAACCTCcacatgaaaagaaagaaacccacTCTGTCAGGCATGAAAATCCCTTACCTTGGGTTATATTTGCACTGGAAATAATTTCTTTGTCACATGCACCCACAAAATTTCCCTCATGAATATGAACCATTTgcaattcaatttcaatatccTTATGCAGCACACCGGCTCGAGTTTGTTCTGTTTTATCCGGGGCTGTGTATGGCAAATGAGTTGACCCTGTACTGTATTCAGAACTTGATGGAGACTCCTCGTATAAATCAGGTTGTCTACAGCATTTTAATCATATATTAGACACTCTATGACGAGTAAAACATGCTCAATCCCCAACATTAAACTTCCCTATTTCTATTACCTCCAAGATGGTCGACTTCCATCATTGCTAATCCTTAGATCTTCTATCAAGTCTTTAAAATCTTCAAGTTTAAAATCAATGTCACAGATTTTTTGTCCAAATAGATCATTTTCTTTGCTCCGGTTCAGGAAATCTTGGAGAACCTGAATGTCATGTTTTATAAACATATTAGAACTGGAGCAAAACCTGTGTGCATTATAAGAGTCAAGGAGAAATATACTTGGGGTACTGTTATGCTTCAGTCTGTAGGATCAACATAATCACTTCAACTACCATTTTGACAGGATAATTATGCTTTTCTCAATAACACTGaaggtcaaattgaaaaactgCACCTGGACAAGTAGTCAAGTGCATTGAATATTTGGGTGTTGAAAACAAAAGCTCACCTTCCAAGCATTTTCCAGACTTTGATCTGTATTTTCTTCACCAACTTTCGATGCAAGCGAGCTGAGAAGCTCTGCTTGTTGCATTAGAGCAGTTATCTTTGGATCATCCTTTTTTAGAAATGTTCCTTGAATCCTACTGCTTTGAACTGCTAAATGAAGAGCAAGTAAAGAGACTTTTGAGGAAGTTCAAAGATTTATGAcacagaataataaaaaatcaacacaaacaAAATTTGTAAAGATGATAAATTATGCATGTTATTTTCTGTCATAAAACCCGTATTGTGTCCTCAATTTTTTGCAAAGCTGAAAAATCTAATGCTCTGAAAGCTGAGTTGTGGGAGTTTACACGGGGCTGGACCTTGCATGGCAGAAGGGGCATAAGAAAGTGGAAGTGGAAGTAGATTCAGAGGTAGTGTTCAATGCTTTAAACGGAAAAGGCAGCAATTTGGCGGCTAATGAAGGAATTGGAGGATCAGGATCAGTCATACATATTTAGAAGGAAATTCATGTGCGGATTGGCTAGCTAatgaaggctttttttttttgcatcagCAGGATGAAGCAGGGGTATTTCTACCCTGTTTGTGTAGGGTGCAAGTCCTTTTCTGTTGTTTAAGACTCCTCCCacgattttattttcttaaaaggaAACACAAACCACGTCCTAATTGTAAAGTCTTTGTTTGAGGTGTTTTACCGTCAATGGGGACCTCCTTGACACTGCTGACATGATGCTGACCAGCCATGTTAACATTGTGAAAGTTTTGGGCCAACACAGCAAATGGAGGTCTAGGTTGCTGATTTCCACGTTGTGGGTGTGATCTGTCTCCAAAGTTGCAACTTCCTGCAAGACTAGGGATGTAGGACTTCCTGCATTTGAACAAACATGAGGTTAACTATGATAATTACTTTCGCACTCACTATTGTCTGCTGATACCAAAACTCCACTGTACCTTATCTTCTTAATTGGGGGATCATTTTCTGGTCTTCCATCTGTGTTGAACCCGTCATGTAATATGATTCTTTTGTTATTTAAGTTGATATGCGAGTTTTTGTTCTCTTTCGCTAAAGCCTCGTATTTTGCTCTCTTCTTGCACAAAGTGGAGAAGCGGTTCTTCACAGCATTATCCGTTCTGCAGAAGtagcatattttttaaagaaggaTATTATAAAGCATTAAATCACACAAAAATGTGTGAATAGAGAGAAGAGGGGCATGCAAAAACATTGTATACCTGCCTGAAACAACCTTTGCAATTTCAGTCCATCtgtttccaaatattttttgtgcCTGCGGATCAACTCAAGAAGTTATCTATCATATGCAGCAATGactaaaaaaatctaagctGAAATGCAGAGGCTGTTCCTGCAAAACATCTGGATGCAGGACCACTTAACATGTTTAACTACGGAACAATTAATAATGAAgcagaaaaacaaaaccctatTTTGACTTTGCAAATCGAAGTAACCTTTTCCTACTAATATACATTTGAAGGGGGGCAAAATGGACAAGACAGAATTAAAGTGCAGAAAAAGATCAAAATCAGAGTACCTCACACAAGAGCAAGTCTTCCTCTGGTGACCATCCGCCTTTCTTGAAATCAGAGTTCAAATATGTGTACCATCTGAAGTAATTAATAACTTAATAAGCGCCAAAGCACAGAAGACAGGATGAGCAGGGTAACTATATTCAAGCTGAAATAACACGCTAACCTTCTTCTGCACTGTCTTGTGGTTTTATCCTTGAATTTAGATGCAATGATGGCCCAGCTGCATTAACACACAAAACCCCTCAATTTAATTAGACCATTGAAGAGTGCTtgaaagaaaggggaaaaaagaagagagaggatTGGTATTAATCAAATACGGTTGTTCTCACTTTTCAGTCCCATGTTGGCTAATCTGCTGCCGAAGTATATCATCCTCCTGCGCTCCAATAAATCAATCAGATATATACTAATACTCCTCCAATAAAcagcaaagaaagaaataagaagGAATCGATTGATCACCTGTTGAGTCCATGTGACTATATGTCTCTCCTTCTTCTTCGATTCTTCTTCATGATTTCCACATGCAATCCTCTTCGACTTGCTTGTCATTCTTTACTCTTATCACTCCCTCTTTTGATAGCTAAATCTGTTTATGTTTATGTGAGTGTGTCTCTCTGCCTTGGACGCTCCTCACCTTTATCAATCCAATTCGCATGCTATGTGCTATCCTATGCTATGCTGTAATAAAATAAAGCCAaactttttctataaaaaaaaaaagaaaaaaagaaaagaaaagtctcTCTTTTCGTAATCTTTTTACAAGGATGGATACCAATGGAGAAGTA is a window encoding:
- the LOC7471495 gene encoding transcription factor MYB124 isoform X3, with product MTSKSKRIACGNHEEESKKKERHIVTWTQQEDDILRQQISQHGTENWAIIASKFKDKTTRQCRRRWYTYLNSDFKKGGWSPEEDLLLCEAQKIFGNRWTEIAKVVSGRTDNAVKNRFSTLCKKRAKYEALAKENKNSHINLNNKRIILHDGFNTDGRPENDPPIKKIRKSYIPSLAGSCNFGDRSHPQRGNQQPRPPFAVLAQNFHNVNMAGQHHVSSVKEVPIDAVQSSRIQGTFLKKDDPKITALMQQAELLSSLASKVGEENTDQSLENAWKVLQDFLNRSKENDLFGQKICDIDFKLEDFKDLIEDLRISNDGSRPSWRQPDLYEESPSSSEYSTGSTHLPYTAPDKTEQTRAGVLHKDIEIELQMVHIHEGNFVGACDKEIISSANITQGTEFSSPLQVTPIFRSLAAGIPSPKFSESERNFLLKTLGVESPCPNPAINPSQPPLCKRALLQSL
- the LOC7471495 gene encoding transcription factor MYB88 isoform X5, producing MTSKSKRIACGNHEEESKKKERHIVTWTQQEDDILRQQISQHGTENWAIIASKFKDKTTRQCRRRWYTYLNSDFKKGGWSPEEDLLLCEAQKIFGNRWTEIAKVVSGRTDNAVKNRFSTLCKKRAKYEALAKENKNSHINLNNKRIILHDGFNTDGRPENDPPIKKIRKSYIPSLAGSCNFGDRSHPQRGNQQPRPPFAVLAQNFHNVNMAGQHHVSSVKEVPIDVQSSRIQGTFLKKDDPKITALMQQAELLSSLASKVGEENTDQSLENAWKVLQDFLNRSKENDLFGQKICDIDFKLEDFKDLIEDLRISNDGSRPSWR
- the LOC7471495 gene encoding transcription factor MYB124 isoform X4 — protein: MTSKSKRIACGNHEEESKKKERHIVTWTQQEDDILRQQISQHGTENWAIIASKFKDKTTRQCRRRWYTYLNSDFKKGGWSPEEDLLLCEAQKIFGNRWTEIAKVVSGRTDNAVKNRFSTLCKKRAKYEALAKENKNSHINLNNKRIILHDGFNTDGRPENDPPIKKIRKSYIPSLAGSCNFGDRSHPQRGNQQPRPPFAVLAQNFHNVNMAGQHHVSSVKEVPIDVQSSRIQGTFLKKDDPKITALMQQAELLSSLASKVGEENTDQSLENAWKVLQDFLNRSKENDLFGQKICDIDFKLEDFKDLIEDLRISNDGSRPSWRQPDLYEESPSSSEYSTGSTHLPYTAPDKTEQTRAGVLHKDIEIELQMVHIHEGNFVGACDKEIISSANITQGTEFSSPLQVTPIFRSLAAGIPSPKFSESERNFLLKTLGVESPCPNPAINPSQPPLCKRALLQSL
- the LOC7471495 gene encoding transcription factor MYB124 isoform X2, producing the protein MTSKSKRIACGNHEEESKKKERHIVTWTQQEDDILRQQISQHGTENWAIIASKFKDKTTRQCRRRWYTYLNSDFKKGGWSPEEDLLLCEAQKIFGNRWTEIAKVVSGRTDNAVKNRFSTLCKKRAKYEALAKENKNSHINLNNKRIILHDGFNTDGRPENDPPIKKIRKSYIPSLAGSCNFGDRSHPQRGNQQPRPPFAVLAQNFHNVNMAGQHHVSSVKEVPIDVQSSRIQGTFLKKDDPKITALMQQAELLSSLASKVGEENTDQSLENAWKVLQDFLNRSKENDLFGQKICDIDFKLEDFKDLIEDLRISNDGSRPSWRQPDLYEESPSSSEYSTGSTHLPYTAPDKTEQTRAGVLHKDIEIELQMVHIHEGNFVGACDKEIISSANITQVEMFPSCDEQTKNDIIVSASSGTEFSSPLQVTPIFRSLAAGIPSPKFSESERNFLLKTLGVESPCPNPAINPSQPPLCKRALLQSL
- the LOC7471495 gene encoding transcription factor MYB124 isoform X1, whose product is MTSKSKRIACGNHEEESKKKERHIVTWTQQEDDILRQQISQHGTENWAIIASKFKDKTTRQCRRRWYTYLNSDFKKGGWSPEEDLLLCEAQKIFGNRWTEIAKVVSGRTDNAVKNRFSTLCKKRAKYEALAKENKNSHINLNNKRIILHDGFNTDGRPENDPPIKKIRKSYIPSLAGSCNFGDRSHPQRGNQQPRPPFAVLAQNFHNVNMAGQHHVSSVKEVPIDAVQSSRIQGTFLKKDDPKITALMQQAELLSSLASKVGEENTDQSLENAWKVLQDFLNRSKENDLFGQKICDIDFKLEDFKDLIEDLRISNDGSRPSWRQPDLYEESPSSSEYSTGSTHLPYTAPDKTEQTRAGVLHKDIEIELQMVHIHEGNFVGACDKEIISSANITQVEMFPSCDEQTKNDIIVSASSGTEFSSPLQVTPIFRSLAAGIPSPKFSESERNFLLKTLGVESPCPNPAINPSQPPLCKRALLQSL